Proteins from a single region of Stappia sp. ES.058:
- a CDS encoding allophanate hydrolase subunit 1, with protein sequence MKTRYTYGGDEHVYVEMDEEMSLAAFFKSLSMSKAVRDADIPGVTEICPANASFQVRYDPDVTKPEEMLKRIQELEHTADQAEKRLTTRIIEVPVYYQDPWTHETLMRFRERHQDPSGSDLDYAARINGYDSPEAFIEAHHSQPWFVSMVGFVSGLPFLYQLVERDKQIEVPKYLRPRTDTPRQTVGYGGSFSCIYSVRGAGGYQMFGITPMTIYDPRQHVSYLRDFLVFFKPGDIVKWKPIDRAEYDRILSEVEANTWTPRVATVEFDLDEFNKDMTGYNAKLMEALDDA encoded by the coding sequence GTGAAAACACGTTACACATACGGTGGAGACGAGCATGTCTACGTAGAGATGGACGAGGAGATGTCGCTTGCGGCGTTCTTCAAGTCACTGTCCATGTCGAAAGCGGTTCGAGATGCTGATATTCCCGGCGTCACCGAAATCTGCCCTGCCAATGCGTCCTTTCAGGTGCGATACGACCCGGATGTGACCAAACCCGAGGAGATGCTGAAACGCATCCAGGAGCTTGAACATACTGCGGATCAGGCGGAGAAACGGCTGACAACCCGGATCATCGAGGTGCCGGTCTACTACCAGGATCCGTGGACGCACGAGACACTGATGCGCTTTCGCGAGCGGCACCAGGACCCCAGCGGCAGCGATCTGGACTATGCCGCCCGGATCAACGGGTATGACAGTCCCGAGGCGTTCATCGAAGCGCATCATTCGCAGCCGTGGTTCGTGTCTATGGTTGGCTTCGTCTCGGGTTTGCCCTTCCTTTATCAACTGGTCGAGCGCGACAAGCAGATCGAGGTCCCCAAGTATCTGCGCCCGCGCACCGACACCCCCCGGCAGACCGTGGGATATGGCGGCAGCTTTTCCTGCATCTACTCGGTCCGAGGCGCCGGCGGCTACCAGATGTTCGGCATCACGCCGATGACCATCTACGACCCCCGGCAGCACGTCTCCTATTTGCGCGATTTCCTGGTGTTCTTCAAACCCGGCGACATCGTCAAATGGAAACCCATCGATCGGGCCGAATACGACCGCATTCTGTCCGAGGTCGAGGCCAACACCTGGACCCCGCGCGTGGCCACGGTCGAGTTCGACCTCGATGAGTTCAACAAGGACATGACCGGCTACAACGCCAAGCTGATGGAGGCGCTTGATGACGCTTAA
- a CDS encoding acetyl-CoA carboxylase biotin carboxylase subunit, with translation MAIKRLFIANRGEIAVRIIRAAQALGMHTIQAHSEADADMLAVKLADEAICIGPAASRDSYLDVARVVAAAKETRADAVHPGYGFLSESPRFARALEEAGIVYVGPSADTIERMGDKVAARQAAEAAGTSVVPGSKGRIESVDDAAAVASGVGYPVMIKAAAGGGGRGIRIADNEEELRKLAPQAQAEAQAAFGDGGLYLERAVKNPRHIEVQILGDGTRAVHCFERECSLQRRRQKVWEEAGAVCLDEETRQAICASAVALAEAVNYSGAGTLEFLYEEASNEFFFIEMNTRIQVEHPVTEMVTGVDLVQEMIRIAAGEPLRLQQDQIRTRGHAIEVRINAEDPYMQFMPFPGRVGTLTLPEGPGIRVDHFLYEGYQIPPFYDSLVGKVIAHGANRAEAIDRLRSALEGFVIEGLKTTIPLHLALADDPQVQAGAFHTKWLESWLDAGNLIPATTGGAS, from the coding sequence ATGGCTATCAAGCGACTGTTCATAGCCAATCGCGGCGAAATCGCCGTGCGGATCATCCGTGCCGCGCAAGCTCTCGGCATGCATACCATCCAGGCTCATTCCGAGGCCGACGCCGACATGCTGGCGGTTAAGCTGGCCGATGAAGCGATTTGCATCGGGCCGGCGGCTTCCAGGGATTCCTATCTGGACGTGGCACGCGTGGTCGCTGCAGCGAAGGAAACGCGTGCCGACGCGGTCCACCCGGGATACGGCTTCCTGTCTGAAAGTCCGCGCTTTGCCCGCGCCCTGGAAGAGGCCGGGATCGTCTATGTGGGACCGTCCGCCGACACGATCGAACGGATGGGCGACAAGGTCGCTGCACGACAGGCGGCCGAAGCCGCGGGCACCTCTGTGGTGCCGGGCTCGAAGGGCCGGATCGAAAGTGTCGACGATGCGGCCGCCGTCGCTTCCGGGGTCGGCTATCCCGTGATGATCAAGGCCGCCGCCGGCGGCGGCGGGCGCGGGATCCGCATCGCGGACAACGAGGAAGAATTGCGCAAGCTGGCGCCCCAGGCCCAGGCCGAGGCGCAGGCCGCCTTCGGGGATGGCGGGCTCTACCTCGAACGCGCGGTGAAGAACCCGCGCCATATCGAGGTCCAGATCCTGGGAGACGGCACCCGTGCCGTCCACTGTTTTGAACGCGAATGCTCGCTGCAGCGTCGCCGTCAAAAGGTCTGGGAGGAGGCTGGCGCCGTGTGCCTGGACGAGGAAACCCGGCAGGCGATCTGCGCCTCGGCCGTGGCCCTGGCGGAAGCCGTGAACTACAGTGGCGCGGGCACGCTGGAATTCCTGTATGAGGAAGCCAGCAACGAGTTCTTCTTCATCGAGATGAATACCCGCATCCAGGTCGAACATCCGGTGACCGAGATGGTTACCGGCGTCGACCTCGTGCAGGAAATGATCCGCATCGCCGCCGGCGAGCCTTTGCGCCTGCAACAGGATCAGATTCGCACCCGGGGCCATGCGATCGAGGTGCGGATCAACGCCGAAGACCCGTACATGCAGTTCATGCCCTTCCCGGGCAGGGTGGGAACGCTGACCCTGCCTGAAGGGCCGGGCATTCGTGTCGATCACTTTCTCTATGAAGGCTACCAGATCCCGCCGTTTTACGATTCCCTTGTCGGCAAGGTGATCGCACATGGCGCGAACCGGGCCGAGGCCATCGATCGTTTGCGCAGCGCCCTTGAGGGCTTCGTGATCGAAGGCCTCAAGACGACCATTCCCCTGCATTTGGCGCTGGCCGACGACCCGCAGGTGCAGGCAGGCGCGTTCCATACCAAATGGCTGGAATCGTGGCTGGATGCCGGAAACCTGATCCCCGCAACAACAGGAGGTGCTTCGTGA
- a CDS encoding biotin-dependent carboxyltransferase family protein, translating to MTLKIVKSGLATTIQDLGRPGYFHLGIPEGGAMDRLAMRAANMLVGNPEEAAGLEAVFMGPEIAFGRDLSVAVTGAEIPVMVDGEPRETWTTFTVKAGQVLSFGFLQAGARAYIAVSGGIATEPDLGSRSTYPIGALGGVEGRAVQPGDDLPVGDAPLVPEGRSVPGTLRRGPANPAEIRVLTGLYWYRLTESAGQQFFDDTWTVAAEADRMGYRFKGGRPLEFVEREQPFGAGADPSNIVDGCYSYGSIQVPGGTEPIVLHRDAVSGGGYFTLGAVISADMDLIGQLQPNTQVKFVKVDMETALAARAERKATLQKIREELA from the coding sequence ATGACGCTTAAGATAGTCAAATCCGGTCTCGCCACCACCATTCAGGATCTGGGCCGCCCCGGCTATTTTCACCTCGGCATTCCCGAAGGCGGCGCAATGGACCGACTGGCAATGCGCGCGGCCAACATGCTGGTCGGCAATCCCGAGGAGGCCGCCGGCCTCGAAGCCGTTTTCATGGGCCCCGAGATCGCATTCGGCCGCGATCTCAGTGTTGCTGTCACGGGCGCCGAGATTCCGGTAATGGTCGATGGCGAGCCGCGCGAGACCTGGACCACCTTTACCGTCAAGGCCGGACAGGTGCTCAGTTTCGGTTTCCTGCAGGCTGGCGCGCGGGCCTATATCGCTGTTTCGGGCGGGATCGCCACCGAACCCGACCTGGGAAGCCGGTCCACCTATCCGATCGGTGCGCTGGGCGGGGTCGAGGGCAGGGCCGTTCAGCCCGGTGATGACCTGCCGGTGGGAGATGCCCCGCTCGTGCCCGAGGGGCGCAGCGTTCCAGGCACCCTGCGTCGCGGGCCTGCAAATCCCGCAGAGATACGGGTGTTGACCGGATTATACTGGTATCGCCTGACCGAGTCCGCCGGACAGCAGTTCTTCGACGACACCTGGACTGTCGCTGCCGAGGCGGACCGCATGGGGTATCGCTTCAAGGGTGGACGGCCTCTGGAATTCGTCGAACGAGAACAGCCCTTTGGTGCGGGGGCGGATCCGTCGAACATCGTGGACGGCTGCTATTCCTACGGCTCCATCCAGGTTCCGGGCGGAACCGAGCCCATCGTCCTGCATCGCGACGCTGTGTCGGGTGGCGGCTACTTCACCCTTGGGGCCGTGATCTCGGCGGACATGGACCTGATCGGCCAATTGCAGCCCAACACGCAGGTCAAGTTCGTCAAGGTGGATATGGAAACAGCCTTGGCCGCCCGTGCCGAACGCAAGGCGACGCTGCAGAAGATCCGTGAAGAACTGGCCTAG